Proteins found in one Exiguobacterium sp. 9-2 genomic segment:
- a CDS encoding DEAD/DEAH box helicase produces MNFTKPFLQEAWERARFTELMPVQEQAIPLLREGKDVLAEAPTGTGKTLAYVIPALEKIEVEEPHVQVVITAPTRELVMQIHQVIQLFAQGSGIKSGAFIGGVELKRQYERLKKKPQIIVGTPGRLVELIDSKKLKMHKVKLIVLDEADQIYESGMSDSATRIANSALRDRQLAFVSATLPERTAEWGRTLANDPETIRVERAVSTQVTFGYLETSRRQKPELLRRLANMQGSKVLTFINNRSFLGPLNGELSKFSLKYRILDAEKGKRERMETLRSYKKGEFPLLVTTGLAARGLDIEAVTHVVHYDLPESLDDFVHRSGRTGRGNANGMVLALVTDQDLKHLKTLAKQMGVEMEPMEIYRGEVIPKREFTAPQTIKRPATPHRKGRSK; encoded by the coding sequence ATGAACTTTACAAAACCATTTTTACAGGAAGCATGGGAACGGGCGCGCTTTACAGAGTTGATGCCTGTTCAAGAACAAGCGATTCCGTTGTTGCGCGAAGGAAAAGATGTCCTAGCTGAAGCGCCGACAGGAACAGGGAAGACGCTTGCTTATGTCATTCCAGCTTTAGAAAAGATTGAAGTGGAAGAGCCACACGTGCAAGTCGTCATCACGGCACCAACACGGGAACTCGTCATGCAAATTCATCAAGTCATTCAATTATTTGCTCAAGGAAGTGGTATCAAATCCGGTGCATTCATTGGTGGTGTTGAATTAAAGCGACAATATGAACGATTGAAGAAAAAGCCGCAAATCATCGTCGGAACACCGGGACGTCTCGTCGAGTTGATTGATTCGAAGAAGCTGAAGATGCATAAGGTGAAATTGATCGTTTTAGATGAAGCGGATCAAATTTATGAAAGTGGCATGAGTGACTCGGCGACGCGAATCGCAAATAGTGCGCTACGCGATCGACAACTGGCATTTGTCTCAGCGACATTGCCGGAACGGACAGCAGAATGGGGACGGACGCTTGCGAATGATCCTGAGACGATTCGTGTTGAGCGTGCCGTCAGCACACAAGTGACATTCGGTTATTTGGAGACTTCACGTCGTCAGAAACCGGAATTGTTACGTCGTCTGGCGAACATGCAAGGATCAAAAGTGCTGACATTCATCAACAATCGCTCATTCCTTGGACCATTGAATGGCGAGTTGAGTAAATTCTCACTGAAATACCGGATTTTAGATGCTGAAAAAGGAAAACGAGAGCGGATGGAGACCTTGCGTTCTTATAAAAAGGGAGAGTTTCCTTTACTCGTCACGACAGGTCTTGCGGCGCGTGGGCTTGATATCGAAGCGGTCACACACGTCGTCCATTACGATTTACCGGAGTCGCTTGACGATTTCGTACACCGTTCAGGTCGGACGGGACGCGGAAACGCAAACGGGATGGTACTTGCACTTGTCACGGATCAAGATTTAAAACACTTAAAAACACTTGCAAAGCAAATGGGCGTCGAGATGGAGCCAATGGAAATTTACCGCGGAGAAGTCATTCCGAAACGTGAATTCACAGCTCCTCAGACGATTAAGCGACCGGCTACTCCTCACCGGAAAGGGCGATCGAAATGA
- a CDS encoding ABC-F family ATP-binding cassette domain-containing protein, whose protein sequence is MLMKVENLKKEFADKIVFEDVTFSVSPGDRIGIIGVNGTGKSTLLHILAGKETADAGTIHHPNDYRIRLLSQTTDYPEDRTVMEVLLSGDTPTINALRHYETARLALEQDPTSETLLNRFITAQTEVDAAQAWDTESRLKMILNKLGILDLNALIGSLSGGQRKRVGLAEALLDEADLLLLDEPTNELDAETISWLETQIKEYRGAILLITHDRYFLNRVTNHMMEIANGTAYFYVGNYESFLEKRAERRERTASMEEKRQNILRRELAWLRRGAKARTTKQKARIQRVDALQDLSYEEEEATLEVQVGSTRLGKKVIEAYDVSHRFGERTLFESFDALIGRKERYGIVGRNGSGKSTLLSILAKRLEPTTGEIIHGETVKIGFYGQFAEFTHPERRVIDEVERIAKVITTLAGEEITASQMLEQFLFKPEAQYKQIGKLSGGEKRRLKLLTILMEEPNVLFLDEPTNDLDTETLSVLEDYLESFPGTVITVSHDRYFLDRVVDRLIAFEDGNIIFYYGQYTDYLEQMAAPVPSIVVEKTAEVATAPKTETPKKLSYQEQQDWAIIEQQIEESEVELEQLEADLASAGSDLGKVNELYQAIEKTKAMLDERMEYWTYLSEKIEAFENHRQSHQ, encoded by the coding sequence ATGTTAATGAAAGTAGAAAATCTCAAAAAAGAATTTGCCGATAAAATTGTCTTCGAAGATGTCACGTTTTCTGTCTCTCCTGGTGACCGGATCGGTATCATTGGCGTCAACGGTACCGGTAAATCGACCCTCCTGCACATTCTAGCAGGCAAAGAAACAGCAGATGCTGGTACGATCCATCATCCAAATGATTATCGGATCCGTTTGCTATCGCAAACGACCGATTATCCGGAAGATCGGACTGTCATGGAAGTACTCCTTTCGGGTGACACACCAACGATCAACGCGTTGCGCCACTACGAAACGGCACGACTAGCGCTCGAACAGGATCCGACAAGTGAGACGTTACTCAACCGCTTCATCACAGCGCAAACCGAGGTTGATGCCGCGCAAGCGTGGGACACGGAATCGCGTTTAAAAATGATCTTAAACAAACTCGGCATCCTCGACTTGAACGCGTTGATCGGCTCTCTTTCCGGAGGACAACGTAAGCGCGTCGGACTCGCTGAAGCCTTACTCGATGAAGCCGATCTCCTCCTGCTTGATGAGCCGACGAACGAACTTGATGCCGAGACGATCAGCTGGCTTGAGACTCAAATCAAGGAATACCGTGGTGCGATTCTACTAATCACTCATGATCGCTATTTCTTGAATCGTGTCACGAATCATATGATGGAGATCGCAAATGGAACAGCTTATTTCTATGTCGGAAACTATGAATCGTTTCTTGAAAAACGTGCCGAACGTCGTGAACGGACGGCTTCTATGGAGGAAAAACGTCAAAACATCCTCCGTCGCGAACTCGCTTGGTTGCGTCGCGGAGCAAAAGCACGGACGACGAAACAAAAAGCCCGGATCCAGCGCGTGGATGCTTTACAAGACCTTTCGTATGAGGAAGAAGAAGCGACACTTGAAGTACAGGTCGGTTCGACCCGCCTCGGCAAGAAAGTCATTGAAGCATATGACGTCTCGCACCGATTTGGTGAACGGACACTTTTTGAATCGTTTGACGCTCTGATCGGACGCAAAGAGCGGTATGGCATCGTTGGTCGAAACGGTAGTGGAAAATCGACACTTCTTTCAATCCTCGCGAAACGCTTAGAGCCAACAACGGGTGAGATCATTCACGGCGAAACGGTGAAGATTGGTTTTTACGGTCAATTCGCCGAATTTACGCATCCCGAACGCCGCGTCATCGATGAGGTCGAACGGATCGCAAAAGTCATTACGACACTCGCCGGTGAGGAGATCACAGCAAGTCAGATGCTCGAACAATTTCTCTTTAAACCGGAAGCACAATATAAACAAATCGGCAAGCTTTCTGGTGGCGAAAAGCGACGTCTGAAATTGTTAACGATTTTGATGGAAGAACCGAACGTCCTCTTCCTTGATGAGCCGACGAACGACTTGGATACCGAGACCTTATCCGTACTAGAAGATTATTTAGAATCATTCCCAGGTACTGTCATCACAGTCAGTCATGATCGCTACTTCCTCGACCGGGTCGTCGATCGCCTGATTGCATTTGAAGATGGAAACATCATTTTTTATTACGGACAATATACAGACTATCTTGAGCAAATGGCAGCACCCGTTCCCTCAATCGTCGTTGAAAAAACGGCAGAGGTTGCTACAGCACCAAAAACAGAGACGCCAAAGAAACTAAGTTATCAGGAACAACAAGATTGGGCTATCATTGAGCAACAAATTGAAGAGAGTGAAGTTGAACTAGAGCAATTAGAGGCTGATCTCGCTTCAGCAGGAAGTGATCTCGGAAAGGTCAATGAATTGTATCAAGCCATCGAAAAGACCAAAGCGATGCTTGACGAGCGAATGGAATATTGGACATATCTTTCTGAAAAAATCGAGGCATTTGAAAACCATCGCCAATCTCATCAATAA
- a CDS encoding GGDEF domain-containing protein: MVQNIYPIVAFYLVITYILLWLLPQDLSLQLSALISLSGSFMIFLFSRSTAFKQPSLPYKWLSIAFFSYFLGDFLNMIGRFFQWNDVNLNVLLDLPYTIHLTMMVLFFFRQLDLTLFKKQKLLILDSLTLFAVSMIAGYIAIFRFVPSYTRTTLEQLSWTFYAFLTILLTLFFFLLYASGLRRNVSRSGFIFLVLGTFILGMTNFVFYTLLLNGEPQISGLLLPLYPLSGLFLIAFLNTRTLPMSREEQANLIRVETLTRSLLVYILLSALILYITFYPVSRTFFLLSIGITFLLFLTRQLFSYRENLRLLQETTALQTNLEDIVHQKTELLQLREKELTSLFLSYPEIVFEIDDMYQIRSVNPAAAEAGWNDLPLGPSQRRQLDRLIPLLQQKQSTYPAHLLHVPATEEHPETFLNTTIIDIPHQQRYFVVLADVTEDYQQEVWLERMGYHDSLTRLPNRRYFEEQLYLTLPTLDYGSLLFIDLDGFKQINDTYGHDVGDLLLQETATRLQSMTTPTDLVARLGGDEFLIFIQASASETRQFAEHVLEILNYPFYINTYTLRITPSIGISLYPEDGKSSEQLLIRADEAMYQIKKNEKNNYMFAVHIKR, translated from the coding sequence ATGGTTCAAAACATCTACCCTATCGTCGCATTCTACTTAGTCATTACTTACATACTGCTCTGGCTATTGCCACAAGACCTTTCGTTACAACTCTCGGCACTTATTAGTTTAAGCGGTTCTTTCATGATTTTCTTATTTAGTCGATCGACGGCTTTCAAACAACCTTCCCTTCCGTACAAGTGGTTATCCATCGCTTTCTTCTCTTATTTTTTAGGCGATTTCCTGAATATGATTGGACGTTTCTTTCAATGGAACGATGTCAATTTGAACGTCTTGCTGGATTTACCTTATACGATTCATTTGACAATGATGGTCCTTTTCTTTTTCCGACAATTAGATTTGACATTATTCAAAAAACAAAAGTTATTGATTCTTGATTCCTTGACTTTATTCGCTGTTTCAATGATTGCTGGATATATCGCTATTTTCCGCTTTGTTCCCTCTTATACGCGAACGACACTCGAGCAACTCAGTTGGACATTTTATGCCTTCTTGACAATTTTGTTGACGCTTTTCTTTTTTTTACTCTATGCGTCTGGGTTAAGACGGAACGTATCACGATCAGGATTTATCTTTCTTGTCCTCGGAACATTCATTCTCGGCATGACGAACTTTGTGTTTTATACCTTGTTATTAAACGGTGAACCGCAAATATCGGGTCTATTGCTTCCGCTATATCCACTTAGCGGTCTGTTCCTCATCGCCTTTTTGAACACACGTACACTTCCCATGAGTCGTGAGGAGCAAGCAAATCTCATTCGAGTCGAGACACTTACGCGTTCACTGTTGGTTTACATCTTATTATCTGCGCTGATTCTTTATATTACGTTTTATCCTGTCTCTCGAACCTTCTTCTTGTTGTCTATTGGTATTACGTTTTTATTATTTTTAACACGGCAGCTTTTTTCATACCGGGAAAATCTTCGGTTGTTACAGGAAACAACGGCATTACAAACGAATCTAGAAGACATCGTTCATCAAAAAACAGAGTTGCTACAGTTGCGTGAAAAAGAACTGACGTCACTTTTTTTGTCTTATCCAGAAATCGTTTTTGAAATCGATGACATGTATCAAATTCGATCCGTCAATCCAGCCGCTGCAGAAGCAGGATGGAATGATTTACCGCTCGGACCGAGTCAACGCCGTCAACTTGATCGGCTCATCCCGTTGCTTCAACAAAAGCAGTCGACCTATCCTGCTCACCTCCTACATGTACCTGCTACGGAGGAACATCCAGAAACCTTTTTGAATACGACAATCATCGATATTCCACATCAGCAACGCTATTTCGTCGTCTTAGCGGATGTCACAGAAGACTATCAACAGGAAGTATGGCTAGAACGTATGGGATACCATGACTCACTCACTCGTTTACCAAACCGGCGTTACTTCGAGGAGCAACTCTATCTAACTCTGCCAACGCTAGATTATGGCTCCTTATTATTCATAGATTTGGACGGATTCAAACAAATCAATGACACCTATGGACATGATGTCGGTGATTTACTGCTACAAGAAACAGCAACGCGTCTTCAATCAATGACGACGCCAACTGATCTCGTCGCACGCCTTGGTGGAGATGAATTCTTGATCTTCATTCAGGCATCTGCCTCGGAAACTCGACAGTTTGCCGAACACGTTCTCGAAATCCTAAATTATCCATTCTATATCAACACGTATACGCTTCGTATCACACCATCTATCGGAATTTCCTTATACCCTGAAGACGGTAAGAGTTCAGAACAGTTATTGATTCGGGCAGACGAAGCCATGTACCAGATCAAGAAGAACGAGAAAAATAACTATATGTTCGCTGTCCACATCAAACGTTAG
- a CDS encoding GGDEF domain-containing protein: MLKSNYFIRWFPAMLVISFILMILTTWTPSISNGIVEQVLQYVSLGLIAYFILTAYRKEQILVVPRRNFWLIALGSLVLSYIGSIFETLRFVYLDFPIPSIYSLILFSISHYVFLYAIFYRIITKRTLGQHVLAFVDAAIIVIFIGLVAFHVLNELTNPGLQTVPYAIIVITNTSLGLFVFFYFTFIQETHWVSRMALFLLFLSIFIRGIYEVSSVYFPDFSANYLVFFPILIRLAQSAAILWHVDHIEEGTARTTVIPRSWLPLLAIPLFIHYMVEQEGGKLDIFIILFLLIVRQILIARQHGLIVAQLHERNEQLASRIEHRKQQIQDSEQQVIPLFLGHPDPMIRLDQSGTALYANLAAQRLFHLSDMTIEHVPRTMRHLLEMLETNVDEYEDEQSRRYEIIDIPIQIAATSMGRFTILHDVTESKIRQKRIEYHAYHDALTNIGNRRSLERDFSNRLSDKNYLALVDLDGFKQVNDTYGHEAGDYVLIEVAKRLSEHTSSSESVYRLGGDEFAILLQADDELSLRRKCKSFLQFLRRPYVYKGQSLFVSASIGVTACHEADLETCLKQADLAMYRVKHRDKNDVALYRADP; encoded by the coding sequence GTGCTTAAATCAAACTACTTCATCCGTTGGTTCCCTGCCATGCTCGTCATCTCTTTTATTCTAATGATCCTTACTACATGGACTCCTTCCATCTCTAATGGGATTGTCGAACAGGTACTTCAGTATGTATCACTTGGGTTGATCGCTTACTTCATTCTTACGGCTTATCGTAAGGAACAAATATTAGTCGTACCCAGACGAAATTTCTGGCTGATTGCTTTAGGATCACTGGTTTTATCCTATATCGGTTCCATTTTTGAGACGTTACGTTTTGTCTATTTAGACTTTCCAATTCCATCTATTTATAGCCTGATTTTATTTTCAATATCCCATTACGTATTCTTATACGCGATTTTTTACCGAATCATCACAAAACGAACACTCGGACAACATGTACTTGCTTTCGTTGATGCCGCGATTATCGTCATTTTCATTGGACTTGTCGCATTCCATGTCCTCAATGAACTGACGAACCCTGGGCTTCAGACTGTTCCTTATGCCATCATCGTCATTACGAACACATCACTCGGTTTGTTCGTTTTTTTCTATTTTACGTTCATCCAAGAAACACATTGGGTATCACGGATGGCCTTATTTCTATTATTCTTATCCATTTTCATTCGTGGTATCTATGAAGTCTCTAGTGTCTACTTCCCTGATTTTTCAGCGAATTATCTGGTGTTCTTCCCGATATTGATTCGTTTGGCGCAAAGCGCAGCTATTCTATGGCATGTTGATCATATTGAAGAAGGAACTGCTCGAACGACGGTCATTCCCCGTTCGTGGCTTCCTTTACTGGCCATCCCTTTGTTCATCCACTACATGGTGGAACAAGAAGGTGGAAAACTCGACATCTTTATCATATTATTCCTACTAATCGTTCGACAAATCTTGATTGCCCGTCAACATGGGTTGATTGTCGCACAATTACACGAACGAAATGAACAACTCGCTTCACGCATTGAACATCGAAAACAACAAATCCAAGATAGTGAACAACAGGTCATTCCACTCTTCCTCGGTCATCCTGATCCGATGATTCGACTCGATCAGTCCGGCACTGCGCTGTACGCGAATTTAGCTGCCCAACGTCTGTTTCATTTGTCAGATATGACGATTGAACATGTTCCTCGTACGATGCGTCATTTGTTAGAAATGCTCGAAACGAACGTTGATGAGTATGAGGATGAACAAAGTCGACGCTATGAAATCATTGATATTCCGATTCAAATTGCCGCTACCTCGATGGGACGATTCACGATTTTACATGATGTCACGGAAAGCAAAATTCGTCAAAAGAGAATCGAATACCATGCCTATCATGATGCTTTGACTAATATCGGAAACCGTCGTTCCTTAGAACGAGATTTCTCAAATCGACTCTCCGATAAGAATTATCTTGCCTTAGTCGATTTAGATGGATTTAAGCAAGTCAATGATACGTATGGTCACGAGGCAGGAGATTATGTGTTAATTGAAGTTGCGAAGCGATTGAGCGAACATACAAGTTCTTCGGAATCCGTGTATCGCCTCGGTGGAGATGAATTCGCGATCCTTTTACAAGCCGATGATGAACTCTCCTTACGCCGAAAATGTAAATCCTTTTTACAATTTTTAAGACGTCCCTATGTCTACAAAGGACAATCTTTATTCGTTTCCGCAAGCATCGGAGTGACAGCGTGTCATGAGGCCGATCTTGAAACATGTTTAAAGCAAGCCGATCTTGCCATGTATCGCGTGAAACATCGGGATAAGAATGATGTCGCTTTATATCGAGCGGACCCATGA
- a CDS encoding CvfB family protein, with translation MGLRAGQVVTLKVEREAEFGVFLTDGNEDVLLHNNEQTQKVALDDEVEVFLYQDNEGRLASSMTIPEASFEDYVKTTINGTRYNTGVFANIGIQKDVLVSLDDLPQRRMFWPEEGDQLFIRLKHDQKLRLLGDPAPYAYFNLRAKPAPEEWNNMDVEGLVFSQREPGVNVWVNDQSIGFLHEREMERWPRLGEVLKLRVTNVKPDGTVLLSARPRAFEAIDTDAELILNHLLEHDGQMPYGDKTAPEKIDEVFGLSKAAFKRALGRLLKDKKIEKNETGIRLTQ, from the coding sequence ATGGGATTACGCGCAGGACAGGTTGTCACATTAAAAGTAGAACGTGAAGCAGAGTTCGGAGTGTTTTTGACAGATGGAAATGAAGATGTGTTGTTGCATAACAATGAACAGACACAAAAAGTAGCTCTTGATGATGAAGTAGAAGTCTTCTTGTATCAAGATAATGAAGGACGTTTGGCATCATCGATGACGATTCCAGAAGCTTCATTTGAAGACTACGTCAAGACGACGATCAATGGGACGCGCTATAACACAGGAGTGTTCGCGAATATCGGGATTCAAAAAGATGTTCTTGTCTCACTTGACGATTTGCCGCAACGTCGGATGTTCTGGCCGGAAGAAGGCGATCAACTTTTCATTCGTCTAAAACATGATCAAAAGCTTCGTTTACTCGGAGACCCTGCACCATATGCTTACTTCAACTTACGAGCGAAGCCAGCTCCAGAAGAATGGAACAACATGGACGTCGAAGGTCTCGTCTTCTCACAACGCGAACCAGGCGTCAATGTCTGGGTCAACGATCAGTCAATCGGATTCTTGCATGAACGCGAGATGGAACGTTGGCCGCGTCTTGGAGAAGTCTTGAAATTACGAGTGACAAATGTAAAACCAGATGGTACAGTATTACTTTCAGCACGACCACGTGCCTTTGAAGCCATTGATACAGACGCGGAGTTGATTCTGAACCATCTACTTGAACATGATGGTCAGATGCCGTATGGTGATAAGACAGCTCCCGAGAAGATCGATGAAGTATTCGGTCTCAGTAAGGCAGCATTCAAACGAGCGCTCGGTCGCCTGTTGAAAGATAAAAAAATAGAAAAAAATGAAACGGGTATTCGGTTGACGCAATAA
- a CDS encoding lysophospholipid acyltransferase family protein yields the protein MIRTVIWFIYFGLVLPCTLPFLPTAKRRTHLARYAFVQRVASAWANSLLRLAGVRVHVMGHEHIPANEPVVFISNHQGNFDVPILLGKIDKPKAFISKIEVNKIPIVNVWMNLMGCVMIDRKDRRQSLKAIRSGVDTIKDGQSMIIFPEGTRSKGGPMAEFKAGSFTLATSSGARVVPVAISGSYRVMEETGKIRPATVEVTILPSIDPSTMTQKELVQTVEHQIKQIVEGV from the coding sequence ATGATCCGTACTGTCATTTGGTTCATTTATTTTGGACTTGTCTTACCCTGTACCTTACCGTTTTTACCAACCGCAAAACGTCGAACGCATCTCGCGCGCTATGCATTCGTTCAGCGTGTAGCGAGCGCCTGGGCGAACTCTCTCCTCCGACTCGCTGGCGTTCGTGTCCATGTGATGGGGCATGAACATATCCCGGCAAATGAACCTGTCGTGTTCATCTCGAATCACCAAGGAAACTTCGATGTTCCGATTCTACTTGGAAAAATCGATAAACCAAAAGCATTCATCTCAAAAATCGAAGTGAATAAAATTCCAATCGTTAATGTCTGGATGAATCTGATGGGGTGTGTCATGATTGACCGAAAAGACCGACGCCAGTCCCTAAAAGCGATCCGCTCTGGTGTCGACACGATCAAGGACGGACAATCAATGATCATCTTCCCAGAAGGAACACGTTCAAAAGGCGGACCGATGGCGGAATTCAAAGCAGGAAGTTTTACCCTTGCGACATCAAGTGGCGCACGCGTCGTACCCGTCGCGATTTCAGGTAGTTATCGTGTCATGGAGGAAACGGGTAAGATCCGTCCGGCTACAGTCGAAGTCACGATCTTGCCGTCGATTGATCCGAGCACGATGACACAGAAAGAACTCGTCCAGACGGTCGAACATCAAATCAAACAGATTGTAGAAGGTGTCTAA